One Campylobacter sp. RM16192 genomic region harbors:
- a CDS encoding bifunctional aconitate hydratase 2/2-methylisocitrate dehydratase yields MDFFKEYEKHVDERASLGIPPLALSAEQTKQVCELLKDGDKRQAELINLLATRVNPGVDDAAKVKAEFLNEIINHDVKIAGVDKLSAVSMLKPMLGGYSVIVLIASLQNSDKAVAKVACEVLKETIFVHDYFNDVLNLSKSNEFAREVITSWANAEWFLSRKPLDEVIKAVVFKVPGETNTDDLSPASEAFTRSDIPLHANAMLIRRQPGSLEKIAELKKSGCEVVYAGDVVGTGSSRKSGINSIQWHLGRDIYGVPNKKTGGIVIGTTIAPIFFNTAEDSGTLPIIADVSSLEMGDEIEIYPYKGEIVRAGKVVSRFTLMPNTLLDELRAGGRIPLIIGRGLCMKARAALNLGDEQIFTKPTQPKDDGEFGFTLAQKIVGKACGMQGVRPNSYVEPLTLTVGSQDTTGPMTRDEIKELASLGFSADFVLQSFCHTAAYPKPSDAITHKTLPKFMNSRGGVSLKPGDGVIHSWLNRMVLPDTLGTGGDSHTRFPIGISFPAGSGLVAFAAVLGVMPLNMPESVLVRFKGRLQRGVTLRDLVNAIPYYAIKRGLLTIEKKNKRNIFAGKILEIEGLESLKVEQAFELSDASAERSSAACVVALDKAPVIEYIRSNITLIEAMIKAGYESRATLERRANKMREWLANPTLLKADSNAKYAEVIEINLDEITEPILACPNDPDDVATISEILADERRAKKIDEVFVGSCMTNIGHYRALAEVLRGEGEIPTRLWVVPPTKMDKDKLEREGYYDVFRSVKARIEVPGCSLCMGNQARVEDNAVVFSTSTRNFDNRMGLGAKVYLGSAELAAVCALLGRLPSVEEYMRIVPHKIAGKEDEIYRYLNFNEIENFKI; encoded by the coding sequence ATGGATTTTTTTAAAGAGTATGAAAAACACGTTGATGAAAGGGCATCGCTCGGTATTCCGCCGCTTGCTTTGAGTGCTGAGCAGACAAAGCAAGTTTGCGAGCTTTTAAAAGATGGCGATAAAAGGCAAGCCGAGCTTATAAATTTACTTGCCACTAGAGTAAATCCTGGCGTTGATGATGCGGCTAAGGTAAAGGCTGAATTTTTAAACGAGATTATAAATCACGATGTTAAGATTGCTGGCGTTGATAAGCTAAGCGCTGTAAGCATGCTAAAGCCTATGCTTGGGGGATATAGCGTGATCGTGCTTATAGCCTCGCTTCAAAATAGCGATAAAGCAGTGGCAAAGGTTGCCTGTGAGGTGCTTAAAGAGACTATTTTTGTGCATGATTATTTTAATGACGTGCTAAATTTAAGCAAAAGTAACGAATTTGCTAGGGAAGTTATAACCTCATGGGCGAATGCAGAGTGGTTTTTATCGCGTAAGCCGCTTGATGAGGTGATAAAGGCGGTTGTATTTAAGGTGCCAGGAGAAACGAACACTGATGATCTAAGCCCGGCTAGTGAGGCATTTACTCGCTCCGATATCCCGCTTCATGCTAATGCGATGCTCATTAGAAGACAGCCGGGAAGCCTTGAGAAGATAGCTGAGCTTAAAAAAAGCGGATGTGAAGTAGTTTACGCAGGCGATGTCGTGGGTACCGGCTCAAGTAGAAAAAGCGGTATCAACTCTATCCAGTGGCATTTAGGGCGAGACATTTACGGCGTGCCAAACAAAAAAACAGGCGGCATAGTTATCGGCACGACTATCGCTCCGATATTTTTTAACACCGCAGAAGATAGCGGCACACTACCTATAATCGCTGACGTAAGCTCGCTTGAGATGGGCGATGAGATAGAAATTTACCCTTATAAAGGTGAGATAGTGCGCGCGGGTAAGGTCGTAAGTCGCTTTACGCTTATGCCAAATACCCTACTTGATGAACTTAGAGCAGGCGGGCGCATACCGCTTATCATCGGTCGCGGGCTTTGCATGAAGGCTAGAGCGGCGTTAAATTTGGGAGATGAGCAGATATTTACTAAGCCTACTCAGCCTAAGGATGATGGCGAATTTGGCTTTACTCTGGCTCAAAAGATAGTAGGAAAGGCGTGCGGCATGCAAGGCGTGCGACCAAATTCTTACGTCGAGCCTTTGACTTTGACCGTAGGCAGTCAAGACACCACGGGGCCTATGACAAGAGATGAGATAAAAGAGCTTGCAAGCCTTGGATTTTCGGCCGATTTCGTGCTTCAGAGCTTTTGTCATACGGCGGCTTACCCTAAGCCAAGCGATGCGATCACGCATAAGACTTTGCCAAAATTTATGAACTCTCGCGGCGGAGTTAGCCTAAAACCAGGAGACGGCGTCATACACTCGTGGCTAAATCGCATGGTGCTTCCCGATACTCTTGGAACAGGCGGCGATAGTCATACGCGCTTTCCTATCGGCATAAGCTTTCCAGCCGGAAGCGGTCTTGTGGCGTTTGCGGCGGTGCTTGGCGTTATGCCTTTAAACATGCCCGAGTCCGTTTTAGTGCGATTTAAAGGCAGGCTTCAAAGAGGTGTTACTCTTAGGGATCTAGTAAATGCGATACCTTATTATGCGATCAAGCGCGGGCTGCTAACCATAGAAAAGAAAAATAAAAGAAACATCTTTGCGGGCAAAATTTTAGAGATCGAAGGGCTTGAGAGCCTAAAAGTAGAGCAGGCATTTGAGCTAAGCGACGCTTCGGCGGAAAGATCGTCGGCAGCTTGCGTGGTTGCTCTTGATAAAGCGCCAGTGATAGAGTATATAAGATCAAACATAACTCTCATTGAAGCGATGATAAAAGCAGGGTATGAAAGCAGGGCGACTCTTGAGCGAAGAGCTAACAAGATGCGCGAGTGGCTGGCAAATCCAACCCTTCTAAAAGCCGATAGCAATGCCAAGTACGCCGAAGTGATAGAGATAAATTTAGACGAGATAACCGAGCCGATACTTGCTTGTCCGAACGATCCCGACGATGTGGCGACTATTAGTGAAATTTTAGCCGATGAAAGACGTGCCAAGAAGATCGATGAGGTCTTTGTGGGAAGCTGTATGACAAATATCGGACACTACCGCGCTTTAGCCGAAGTGCTAAGAGGCGAGGGCGAGATACCTACGCGCCTTTGGGTTGTGCCGCCTACGAAGATGGATAAGGATAAGCTTGAACGTGAGGGGTATTATGACGTCTTTAGAAGTGTAAAAGCGCGTATAGAGGTGCCCGGTTGCTCGCTTTGTATGGGAAATCAAGCGCGAGTCGAGGATAACGCCGTTGTCTTTTCAACCTCGACTAGAAATTTTGACAACCGAATGGGGCTTGGCGCAAAGGTTTATCTTGGAAGCGCGGAACTTGCCGCGGTTTGCGCTCTACTTGGAAGACTTCCGAGCGTGGAAGAGTATATGAGGATAGTTCCTCATAAAATCGCAGGCAAAGAGGATGAAATTTACAGATATCTAAATTTTAATGAGATAGAGAATTTTAAAATTTAA